The following proteins come from a genomic window of Nocardiopsis sp. YSL2:
- the wecB gene encoding non-hydrolyzing UDP-N-acetylglucosamine 2-epimerase gives MATSAPLGSQDTGIVHVVGARPNFVKAAPVVSALRGRGAHQAVVHTGQHYDDRMSAVFFRDLGLPTPDVDLGVGSGSHAAQTAALMVGLEKEFTERRPGMVVVYGDVNSTVAAALVAAKLCVPVAHVEAGLRSFDNTMPEEVNRRVTDQLSDLCFATSPEAIGHLAAEGVSTDRVHLVGNPMIDTLLANLDRFDADALRARLDLPERYVASTLHRPANVDDPDTAALLARRLHEIADQVDVVMPVHPRGKAAFERAGLGDHPRVHLLEPLGYLDFVALVRGSAAVVTDSGGVQEETTILGVPCLTLRPNTERPVTITHGTNQLVTEADLLQTVTKVLHGQTPERVGDSPPLWDGHAGERIATILTQWSR, from the coding sequence GTGGCAACGAGCGCCCCCCTTGGTAGCCAGGACACCGGGATCGTGCACGTCGTCGGCGCGCGCCCCAACTTCGTCAAGGCCGCGCCCGTCGTCTCCGCGCTGCGCGGGCGAGGGGCCCACCAGGCGGTCGTCCACACCGGGCAGCACTACGACGACCGGATGTCGGCCGTGTTCTTCCGCGACCTGGGCCTGCCCACGCCGGACGTCGACCTCGGGGTGGGATCGGGCTCGCACGCCGCGCAGACCGCCGCCCTCATGGTCGGACTGGAGAAGGAGTTCACCGAGCGCCGACCCGGCATGGTGGTCGTCTACGGCGACGTCAACTCCACCGTGGCCGCCGCCCTGGTGGCCGCCAAGCTGTGCGTCCCGGTGGCCCACGTCGAGGCCGGACTGCGCTCGTTCGACAACACGATGCCCGAGGAGGTCAACCGGCGCGTCACGGACCAGCTGAGCGACCTGTGCTTCGCCACCAGCCCCGAGGCCATCGGCCACCTGGCCGCCGAGGGCGTGTCGACCGACCGCGTCCACCTGGTCGGCAACCCCATGATCGACACCCTGCTGGCCAACCTCGACCGGTTCGACGCCGACGCCCTGCGCGCGCGGCTCGACCTGCCCGAGCGCTACGTCGCCTCCACACTGCACCGGCCCGCCAACGTCGACGACCCCGACACCGCCGCCCTGCTGGCCAGGCGCCTGCACGAGATCGCCGACCAGGTCGACGTCGTCATGCCGGTCCACCCGCGCGGCAAGGCCGCCTTCGAGCGCGCCGGGCTCGGCGACCACCCGCGCGTCCACCTGCTGGAGCCCCTGGGCTACCTCGACTTCGTCGCGCTCGTCCGCGGCTCCGCGGCCGTGGTCACCGACTCCGGCGGCGTCCAGGAGGAGACCACCATCCTCGGCGTCCCCTGCCTGACCCTGCGCCCCAACACCGAGCGGCCCGTCACCATCACCCACGGGACCAACCAGCTCGTCACCGAGGCCGACCTCCTCCAGACGGTCACCAAGGTCCTGCACGGCCAGACCCCCGAGCGCGTCGGCGACAGCCCGCCCCTGTGGGACGGGCACGCCGGAGAGCGCATCGCCACCATCCTCACCCAGTGGTCCAGGTGA
- a CDS encoding glycosyltransferase family 4 protein: protein MAWRHLRADPARLPLLALRLLPGPARRAVRTAASRCGGLARAYALWDRGRREDARASVLSAARGASPRRVGRLVAACLAAGDADTARALVSRMPKGRSRDAAEYRTAVATGRAVPVSSSPDHHGITLTRDAPTPPDDTVNAGRPPVPAGERWRVAGDPGSPGAGLRVLHLVTNALPSTNAGYTQRTHKIAVAQREAGMDVHVVTRAGFPLTKGVRDARTLVRLDGVTYHRLIPWTAPADAAEELAVGVSMASTLVEALRPDVLHAASNHHNARLALELGRRHGLPVVYEARGFLEESWLSRDPSRSVEDAFYQAERANETACMLAADLVVTLGETMRADIEARGVARERLLVVPNAVEASFLDPLPSGAQVREGLGIGAEEFVVGTTTSFFGYEGLEVLVDAVALMRERGEKVHALLVGDGPELPVLRDRARSLGLDGAVHFPGRVPADRVRAHHAALDVFAVPRRDERVCRLVTPLKPVEAMAGGLPVVASDLPALREIVEPGVTGELIPAGESAGLADALTKLAYSRERRISYGRAGRSKVGADRTWTEAAYRYNQAYRVLLRKLSGPGQNP, encoded by the coding sequence TTGGCCTGGCGACACCTGAGGGCCGACCCCGCCCGTCTGCCGCTGCTCGCGCTGCGGCTGCTGCCCGGCCCCGCCCGGCGTGCGGTGCGGACGGCGGCCTCCCGGTGTGGGGGCCTCGCCCGCGCCTACGCCCTGTGGGACCGGGGGCGTCGCGAGGACGCCCGCGCGTCGGTCCTGTCCGCGGCACGAGGCGCCTCCCCCCGCCGGGTCGGCCGCCTGGTGGCGGCCTGCCTGGCCGCGGGTGACGCCGACACCGCCCGCGCTCTGGTGAGCCGGATGCCGAAGGGTCGGTCCCGGGATGCCGCGGAGTACCGGACGGCCGTGGCCACCGGACGTGCCGTCCCCGTGTCCTCGTCGCCCGACCATCACGGAATCACGTTAACCCGCGATGCCCCAACGCCGCCCGACGACACGGTGAACGCTGGGCGACCGCCCGTACCGGCAGGTGAACGGTGGCGTGTGGCGGGTGATCCCGGTTCCCCTGGCGCGGGGCTGCGCGTCCTGCACCTCGTCACCAACGCGCTTCCGTCGACCAACGCGGGGTACACCCAGCGCACGCACAAGATCGCGGTCGCCCAGCGCGAGGCCGGCATGGACGTGCACGTGGTCACCAGGGCGGGGTTCCCGCTGACCAAGGGCGTACGGGACGCGCGCACGCTGGTCCGCCTGGACGGCGTCACCTACCACCGTCTCATCCCGTGGACGGCTCCGGCCGACGCCGCCGAGGAGCTGGCGGTGGGCGTGAGCATGGCGTCGACGCTGGTGGAGGCGCTGCGGCCGGACGTGCTGCACGCCGCCAGCAACCACCACAACGCCCGTCTGGCGCTGGAACTGGGGCGCCGCCACGGCCTGCCGGTCGTGTACGAGGCCCGGGGCTTCCTGGAGGAGTCCTGGCTCTCGCGCGACCCGTCCAGGAGTGTCGAGGACGCCTTCTACCAGGCCGAACGCGCCAACGAGACGGCCTGCATGCTGGCCGCGGACCTGGTGGTGACGCTGGGCGAGACGATGCGCGCCGACATCGAGGCGCGGGGGGTCGCCCGTGAGCGGCTCCTCGTGGTGCCCAACGCGGTGGAGGCGTCGTTCCTGGACCCGCTGCCCTCGGGCGCGCAGGTCCGCGAGGGCCTGGGCATCGGCGCGGAGGAGTTCGTGGTGGGCACCACGACCAGCTTCTTCGGCTACGAGGGCCTGGAGGTCCTGGTGGACGCGGTCGCCCTGATGCGCGAACGCGGGGAGAAGGTGCACGCCCTGCTCGTGGGCGACGGCCCCGAACTACCGGTCCTGCGCGACCGCGCGCGGTCGCTGGGGCTCGACGGCGCCGTGCACTTCCCCGGCCGCGTCCCGGCCGACCGGGTGCGCGCCCACCACGCGGCCCTAGACGTGTTCGCCGTGCCGCGCCGGGACGAGCGGGTGTGCCGCCTGGTGACGCCGCTCAAGCCCGTGGAGGCGATGGCCGGCGGGCTTCCCGTGGTGGCCAGCGACCTACCGGCATTGCGAGAGATCGTGGAACCGGGGGTGACCGGCGAGTTAATTCCGGCGGGCGAATCGGCAGGTCTCGCCGATGCTCTGACAAAACTCGCCTACAGTCGGGAAAGGCGGATCTCCTACGGCCGAGCAGGCCGGAGCAAGGTCGGTGCCGATCGCACCTGGACCGAGGCCGCATACCGCTACAACCAGGCGTATCGGGTTCTTCTCCGGAAATTGTCCGGACCAGGCCAGAATCCGTGA
- a CDS encoding nucleotide sugar dehydrogenase, which yields MDAAASKPAKATVPEQSSGGAVSDLVVLGLGYVGLPLAAEAVSAGLKVTGLDLSEHVVSGLNQGLSHVDDLSSQDVASMLERGFTATADPACLATARTVVICVPTPLSPEGGPDLGAVTSASRTIAAHLRPGTLVILESTTYPGTTEEVVRPLLEESGLVAGSDFHLAFSPERIDPGNPTFGVANTPKVVGGLTPECGEAAAAFYGHFVNTVVRARGTREAEMAKLLENTYRHVNIALVNEMAIFCQELGVDLWDSIAAAATKPFGFQAFYPGPGVGGHCIPIDPNYLSYKVKTLGYPFRFVELAQEINGRMPSYVMQRAQELLNESGLALSRSKVLLLGVTYKADIADQRESPARPVARKLAAKGATLTYHDPHVESWEVDGVDVPRSTDLDQALADADLTILLTDHAEYRPKRLAEYARLLLDTRGVLRREEPEADASVPAQARSKVLREGLQVL from the coding sequence GTGGATGCCGCAGCCTCCAAACCAGCAAAAGCCACCGTTCCCGAACAGTCGTCCGGCGGTGCCGTCAGCGACCTCGTCGTCCTGGGACTCGGCTACGTCGGTCTGCCTCTGGCGGCCGAGGCCGTCTCCGCGGGGCTCAAGGTCACCGGTCTCGACCTGAGCGAGCACGTCGTCTCCGGCCTGAACCAGGGCCTCTCGCACGTGGACGACCTCTCCAGCCAGGACGTCGCCTCGATGCTGGAGCGCGGGTTCACCGCGACCGCGGACCCGGCCTGCCTGGCCACGGCCCGCACCGTCGTGATCTGCGTGCCCACCCCGCTCTCACCCGAGGGCGGACCGGACCTGGGCGCGGTCACCTCCGCGTCCAGGACCATCGCGGCCCACCTGCGCCCGGGCACGCTGGTCATCCTGGAGTCGACGACCTACCCCGGCACCACCGAGGAGGTCGTGCGCCCGCTCCTGGAGGAGTCCGGCCTGGTCGCCGGTTCCGACTTCCACCTGGCCTTCTCCCCCGAGCGCATCGACCCGGGCAACCCGACCTTCGGCGTGGCCAACACCCCGAAGGTCGTGGGCGGGCTCACCCCCGAGTGCGGGGAGGCCGCCGCGGCCTTCTACGGCCACTTCGTGAACACGGTCGTGCGCGCCCGGGGCACCCGCGAGGCGGAGATGGCCAAGCTGCTGGAGAACACCTACCGCCACGTCAACATCGCCCTGGTCAACGAGATGGCCATCTTCTGCCAGGAGCTGGGCGTGGACCTGTGGGACTCCATCGCGGCGGCGGCGACCAAGCCGTTCGGGTTCCAGGCCTTCTACCCGGGTCCGGGTGTGGGCGGGCACTGCATCCCCATCGACCCCAACTACCTCTCCTACAAGGTCAAGACGCTGGGCTACCCGTTCCGGTTCGTCGAGCTGGCCCAGGAGATCAACGGGCGCATGCCCTCCTACGTCATGCAGCGGGCGCAGGAGCTGCTCAACGAGTCCGGGCTGGCCCTGTCGCGGTCCAAGGTGCTGCTGCTGGGCGTGACCTACAAGGCCGACATCGCCGACCAGCGCGAGTCGCCGGCCCGCCCGGTGGCGCGCAAGCTGGCGGCCAAGGGCGCCACGCTCACCTACCACGACCCGCACGTGGAGTCCTGGGAGGTCGACGGGGTGGACGTGCCCCGCTCCACCGACCTGGACCAGGCCCTGGCCGACGCGGACCTGACGATCCTGCTCACCGACCACGCCGAGTACCGCCCCAAGCGGTTGGCGGAGTACGCACGCCTGCTGCTGGACACCCGCGGCGTTCTGCGCCGCGAGGAGCCCGAGGCCGATGCCTCCGTGCCCGCCCAGGCCCGGAGCAAGGTCCTGCGCGAGGGCCTGCAGGTGCTCTGA
- a CDS encoding glycosyltransferase, whose translation MHALVATVVHHPEDARILHRQIRALLDAGHTVTYVAPFRECGVTPWDELRSIDVPRASGRERLASLRAARAVLAEHAPRADLLLFHDPELLLALPSRRPVTVWDVHEDTAAALLTKPWVPRPLRRPLGLVVRSFERRAERRMKLLLAEEGYRSRFRRQHPVVPNTTEVPERPMREPGDDRVVYLGHVSMARGARELVELGRTLRPHGVRLEVIGGADARVRPLLREAQQADDLHWYGFVPNDRALRMCAGATAGISMLHDTPNYRHSMPTKVVEYMAHGLPVVTTANPMAEALVTGRPEGHAGRVVPFGDVRAAADAVLELRRDEGLRRSMARTGHEIAQTSFHWPVQARLFVKQLEEWVAERTAPAPRVPRPRPRTPMVERESGHTRTPREISS comes from the coding sequence ATGCACGCGCTCGTGGCCACGGTTGTGCACCACCCCGAAGACGCGCGGATCCTGCACCGACAGATCCGCGCACTGCTGGACGCCGGTCACACGGTGACCTACGTGGCCCCGTTCCGGGAGTGCGGGGTGACGCCCTGGGACGAACTGCGCTCGATCGACGTCCCGCGCGCCTCGGGACGCGAGCGCCTGGCCTCGCTGCGGGCGGCGCGCGCGGTCCTCGCCGAGCACGCCCCCCGGGCCGACCTCCTGCTCTTCCACGACCCCGAACTCCTGCTGGCGCTCCCCTCCCGCCGACCGGTCACGGTGTGGGACGTGCACGAGGACACCGCGGCCGCGCTGCTGACCAAGCCGTGGGTGCCCCGGCCGCTGCGCCGCCCGCTGGGCCTGGTGGTCCGCTCCTTCGAGCGGCGTGCCGAGCGCCGGATGAAGCTGCTGCTGGCCGAGGAGGGCTACCGCTCGCGGTTCCGCCGCCAGCACCCCGTGGTGCCCAACACGACCGAGGTGCCGGAACGGCCGATGCGCGAGCCCGGAGACGACCGCGTGGTGTACCTGGGGCACGTGTCCATGGCGCGCGGTGCCCGTGAACTGGTCGAACTGGGCCGAACGCTGCGCCCGCACGGGGTGCGGCTGGAGGTGATCGGCGGCGCCGACGCCCGGGTGCGGCCGCTGCTGCGGGAGGCCCAGCAGGCGGACGACCTGCACTGGTACGGGTTCGTCCCCAACGATCGGGCTCTGCGCATGTGCGCCGGGGCGACCGCCGGGATCAGCATGCTGCACGACACCCCGAACTACCGGCACTCGATGCCGACCAAGGTCGTGGAGTACATGGCGCACGGCCTGCCGGTCGTGACCACGGCGAACCCGATGGCCGAGGCGCTGGTGACGGGCCGGCCGGAGGGCCACGCCGGCCGGGTGGTGCCGTTCGGTGACGTGCGGGCCGCGGCCGACGCGGTGCTGGAGCTGCGGCGCGACGAGGGCCTGCGCCGGTCGATGGCGCGGACGGGCCACGAGATCGCCCAGACGTCCTTCCACTGGCCGGTCCAGGCCCGGCTGTTCGTCAAGCAGTTGGAGGAGTGGGTGGCCGAGCGGACCGCTCCCGCCCCGCGCGTGCCCAGACCGCGCCCCCGCACCCCCATGGTGGAACGTGAGAGCGGGCACACTCGCACCCCACGAGAAATATCTTCCTAG
- a CDS encoding malonic semialdehyde reductase: MTQLALDKVAQDLLFRDARTANTFTDEPVTDEQVRAIQDLVKYGPTAMNTQPLRVTVVRSPEARERLVRHMAGNNAPKTSTAPLTLVLSADTDYHLHMDRTFPVIPGIGDALAADADKREADARFNALLQIGYLIMGVRAAGLAAGPMTGFDPEGVRTELFGADSPLRPLVVMNIGNPGPDAWFDRLHRLEHDEVVTEI, from the coding sequence ATGACGCAGCTGGCACTCGACAAGGTCGCCCAGGACCTGTTGTTCCGCGACGCCCGTACCGCCAACACCTTCACCGACGAGCCGGTGACCGACGAGCAGGTGCGCGCCATCCAGGACCTGGTCAAGTACGGTCCGACGGCGATGAACACCCAGCCTCTGCGCGTGACGGTCGTGCGCTCCCCCGAGGCGCGTGAGCGCCTGGTCCGGCACATGGCGGGCAACAACGCCCCCAAGACCTCCACCGCCCCGCTGACGCTGGTGCTGTCCGCCGACACCGACTACCACCTGCACATGGACCGCACGTTCCCGGTCATCCCGGGCATCGGTGACGCGCTCGCCGCCGACGCGGACAAGCGCGAGGCGGACGCACGGTTCAACGCGCTCCTGCAGATCGGCTACCTGATCATGGGCGTGCGCGCGGCCGGACTGGCCGCCGGTCCGATGACCGGGTTCGATCCCGAAGGCGTGCGCACGGAGCTGTTCGGCGCGGACTCCCCGCTGCGTCCGCTCGTGGTGATGAACATCGGCAACCCCGGCCCGGACGCCTGGTTCGACCGCCTCCACCGCCTGGAGCACGACGAGGTCGTCACCGAGATCTGA
- a CDS encoding glycosyltransferase family 2 protein yields the protein MPGTSKPTLSCVLLTMGTRPAELRRAITSVFEQEDADVEVVVVGNGADLPDLPEGVRTVRLPENVGIPEGRNHGVRATEGDIVLFLDDDGWYRSTDLARHVRERFAAEPSLGALSFRIADPDGGPDQRRHVPRLRVGDSRRSSVVTTFLGGACAIRRSAFEAGGGLPGEFFYAHEETDLAWRIMDAGYTIEYDADAVMYHPAVAPTRHENFYRLNARNRVWLARRNLPWPLAFAYLGTWVAMTLLRERDRSALRSWFAGFREGWREEAGPRTPIRWSTAWRMTRAGRPPII from the coding sequence TTGCCCGGTACCAGCAAGCCCACCCTGTCCTGCGTCCTGCTCACCATGGGCACCCGTCCGGCCGAGCTGCGCCGTGCGATCACCAGTGTGTTCGAGCAGGAGGACGCGGACGTGGAGGTCGTGGTGGTCGGCAACGGCGCGGACCTGCCGGATCTGCCCGAGGGCGTGCGCACGGTACGGCTCCCGGAGAACGTGGGCATCCCGGAGGGGCGCAACCACGGGGTGCGCGCCACCGAGGGCGACATCGTCCTCTTCCTCGACGACGACGGCTGGTACCGCTCCACCGACCTGGCCCGGCACGTGCGCGAGCGCTTCGCCGCCGAGCCGTCCCTGGGCGCCCTGTCGTTCCGCATCGCCGACCCCGACGGCGGCCCCGACCAGCGGCGGCACGTGCCGCGGCTGCGGGTGGGAGACTCGCGCAGGTCGAGCGTGGTGACCACCTTCCTGGGCGGTGCCTGCGCGATCCGGCGTTCGGCGTTCGAGGCCGGGGGCGGCCTGCCCGGCGAGTTCTTCTATGCCCACGAGGAGACCGACCTCGCCTGGCGGATCATGGACGCGGGCTACACCATCGAGTACGACGCCGACGCGGTGATGTACCACCCGGCGGTCGCGCCCACGCGGCACGAGAACTTCTACCGGCTCAACGCGCGCAACCGGGTATGGCTGGCCCGCCGCAACCTGCCGTGGCCGCTGGCCTTCGCCTACCTGGGTACCTGGGTGGCCATGACCCTGCTGCGCGAACGCGACCGGTCGGCGCTGCGCTCCTGGTTCGCGGGGTTCCGCGAGGGCTGGCGCGAGGAGGCCGGACCGCGCACGCCGATCCGCTGGTCCACCGCCTGGCGGATGACCCGCGCCGGGCGCCCGCCGATCATCTGA
- a CDS encoding CDP-alcohol phosphatidyltransferase family protein, protein MSKPSVAEVRAGGQPAGIKERVNEEHWAGRLYMRDISPYLSTVFVRLRVPPNPITYLMMVFGVLSGVVVAFGGLWSAVLAAVFIQVYLLLDCSDGEVARYTGRTSVAGIYLDRIGHYVSEIALLIGLGVRAQGEWEAGGWVILGMAAALGVALIKAETDNVVVARAKAGLPEKISEAAMRPRSSGLSLARRLASALKVHRVIQAVELSLLIVVVAVVDAVLGDLAATRVLVVACAFVGVVMSFAHFVSVLASRRLE, encoded by the coding sequence ATGTCGAAGCCTTCGGTCGCTGAGGTCCGCGCGGGCGGCCAGCCCGCGGGGATCAAGGAGCGAGTGAACGAGGAGCACTGGGCGGGCCGGCTCTACATGCGGGACATCTCCCCGTACCTGAGCACGGTCTTCGTCCGGCTCCGCGTGCCCCCGAACCCGATCACCTACCTGATGATGGTGTTCGGCGTGCTCTCCGGGGTCGTCGTGGCCTTCGGCGGCCTGTGGTCGGCGGTCCTGGCCGCGGTGTTCATCCAGGTCTACCTGCTGCTGGACTGCTCCGACGGAGAGGTGGCCCGCTACACCGGGCGTACCAGCGTGGCCGGGATCTACCTGGACCGGATCGGCCACTACGTGTCCGAGATCGCGCTGCTCATCGGCCTGGGCGTGCGCGCCCAGGGCGAGTGGGAGGCGGGCGGCTGGGTGATCCTGGGCATGGCCGCCGCGCTCGGTGTCGCGCTGATCAAGGCCGAGACCGACAACGTGGTGGTCGCCAGGGCCAAGGCGGGGCTGCCGGAGAAGATCTCCGAGGCGGCCATGCGCCCGCGCTCGTCCGGGCTGAGCCTGGCCCGCCGCCTGGCCTCGGCGCTGAAGGTGCACCGGGTCATCCAGGCGGTCGAGCTGTCACTGCTCATCGTGGTGGTGGCGGTCGTCGACGCCGTTCTGGGCGACCTGGCGGCCACCCGCGTCCTGGTGGTGGCGTGCGCCTTCGTCGGCGTGGTGATGAGCTTCGCCCACTTCGTGAGTGTGCTGGCCTCCCGCCGCCTGGAATAA
- a CDS encoding iron-containing alcohol dehydrogenase family protein, with translation MLPSPLAIDVRRGAIASLGTVLADRRIATEGRIAVAVGPGQGAQIAADLDLPQSEVFQVEEGTVDAANELGKKLRSGAYEAVAGIGGGKTIDVTKFAATMAGIPMVAVATNLAHDGIASPVSSLEHEGGKPSIGVTMPIAVVIDVGYVQAAPAHLVRSGIGDVVSNISAIEDWELAGRENGEPVDGMAVTFARVAAEAVLHRPDSIESDAFLTVLAEGLVLSGMAMSVAGSSRPASGACHEILHAITQLYPGTSNHGELAGLGALYASFLRVRHLGWPEGRLEEIRSCLVRHSLPVLPSDVGLSQEEFARAVAHAPGTRPGRFTILEHLNLSEDEIGRSVADYVEAFGR, from the coding sequence ATGCTGCCCTCCCCGCTGGCGATCGACGTCCGCCGCGGGGCCATCGCCTCCCTGGGGACGGTGCTCGCCGACCGGCGTATCGCCACCGAGGGACGCATCGCCGTGGCGGTCGGTCCGGGCCAGGGCGCCCAGATCGCGGCCGACCTCGACCTGCCCCAGAGCGAGGTCTTCCAGGTCGAGGAGGGCACGGTCGACGCCGCGAACGAGCTCGGCAAGAAGCTGCGCTCGGGCGCCTACGAGGCGGTCGCGGGGATCGGTGGCGGCAAGACCATCGACGTCACCAAGTTCGCCGCGACCATGGCGGGCATCCCCATGGTGGCCGTGGCCACGAACCTGGCCCACGACGGCATCGCCTCGCCGGTCAGCTCCCTGGAGCACGAGGGCGGCAAGCCCTCCATCGGCGTGACCATGCCCATCGCCGTGGTCATCGACGTCGGCTACGTCCAGGCGGCCCCGGCGCACCTGGTCCGCTCCGGCATCGGCGACGTCGTCAGCAACATCTCCGCCATCGAGGACTGGGAGCTGGCGGGCCGGGAGAACGGCGAGCCGGTCGACGGTATGGCCGTCACCTTCGCGCGCGTGGCCGCCGAGGCCGTGCTGCACCGCCCGGACTCCATCGAGTCCGACGCGTTCCTCACGGTGCTCGCCGAGGGCCTGGTCCTGTCGGGCATGGCGATGTCGGTGGCCGGTTCGAGCCGTCCCGCCAGCGGCGCCTGCCACGAGATCCTGCACGCGATCACCCAGCTCTACCCGGGCACCAGCAACCACGGCGAGCTCGCCGGGCTCGGCGCGCTGTACGCGTCGTTCCTGCGGGTGCGGCACCTGGGGTGGCCGGAGGGCCGCCTGGAGGAGATCAGGTCCTGCCTGGTCCGCCACAGCCTGCCCGTGCTGCCCTCGGACGTGGGCCTCTCCCAGGAGGAGTTCGCGCGGGCGGTCGCCCACGCGCCGGGTACCCGGCCCGGACGCTTCACGATCCTGGAACACCTGAACCTCTCCGAAGACGAGATCGGGCGGAGTGTCGCGGACTATGTCGAAGCCTTCGGTCGCTGA
- a CDS encoding phosphocholine cytidylyltransferase family protein, with the protein MLGMVLAAGAGRRLRPYTDTLPKALVPVDGETTIMDISLRNLAAVGLKDVVVVVGYRAEAVEERKEALERRHGVNLTLSYNDKAEEWNNAYSLWTAREFFSEGVLLVNGDTVHPVSVEETLLAARGPELLLAVDNAKSLADEEMKVTLDEGGHVSTITKLMDPSTAAGEYIGATLIESTLDGRLADALKATWERDPQLYYEDGYQELVNRGEKVAVAPIGKVDWVEVDNHDDLAKAREIACRY; encoded by the coding sequence ATGCTTGGAATGGTTCTCGCCGCAGGCGCCGGGCGCCGCCTGCGCCCCTACACCGACACCCTGCCCAAGGCCCTGGTGCCCGTCGACGGCGAGACGACCATCATGGACATCTCGCTGCGCAACCTGGCCGCCGTCGGCCTCAAGGACGTCGTCGTCGTGGTCGGCTACCGCGCGGAGGCCGTCGAGGAGCGCAAGGAGGCGCTGGAGCGGCGCCACGGCGTCAACCTCACCCTGTCCTACAACGACAAGGCCGAGGAGTGGAACAACGCCTACTCCCTCTGGACCGCACGCGAGTTCTTCTCCGAGGGCGTCCTCCTGGTCAACGGCGACACGGTTCACCCCGTGAGCGTCGAGGAAACGCTACTCGCCGCGAGGGGACCGGAACTCCTCCTGGCGGTGGACAACGCGAAAAGCCTCGCTGACGAAGAGATGAAGGTGACCCTCGACGAGGGCGGCCACGTCAGCACGATCACCAAGCTGATGGACCCCTCCACCGCCGCGGGCGAGTACATCGGCGCCACCCTCATCGAGAGCACCCTGGACGGCCGCCTGGCCGACGCCCTCAAGGCCACCTGGGAGCGGGACCCCCAGCTGTACTACGAGGACGGCTACCAGGAGCTGGTCAACCGCGGGGAGAAGGTCGCCGTCGCGCCGATCGGCAAGGTCGACTGGGTCGAGGTCGACAACCACGACGACCTGGCCAAGGCGAGGGAGATCGCGTGCCGCTACTAG
- a CDS encoding DUF5941 domain-containing protein, with protein sequence MRDEAPSPRPPREELRGALPDLRVLRDDSHMGTLLGRIAPGAVPPLMTALTGLLVVGTLLVAGRGQLAGITLFAPVAALLLSGLASGHPHDGPYDWLVPPVLRVTEYAYLAVLGSASGVPGPLVFVLLVAVVCHHRDDVSRSAVGVTRPSWVRAAALGWDGRMLVIAIGGASHALAVGYGVLAVYLWVLLVREAVRTWSATEVTDVRTSATTIPSGGAADQGDPRIARPGHGDGGRPAAGTNGEA encoded by the coding sequence GTGCGCGACGAGGCACCATCGCCGCGGCCCCCGCGCGAGGAACTCCGCGGGGCCCTGCCCGACCTGCGCGTTCTTCGTGATGACAGTCACATGGGAACGCTGCTCGGCCGGATCGCCCCGGGCGCCGTGCCACCGCTGATGACCGCGCTGACCGGCCTGCTCGTGGTGGGGACCCTGCTCGTGGCGGGACGAGGGCAGCTGGCAGGCATTACCCTGTTCGCACCGGTCGCTGCCCTGCTACTGTCCGGGTTGGCCTCGGGTCACCCCCACGACGGACCGTACGACTGGCTCGTACCACCCGTCCTGCGGGTCACCGAGTACGCCTACCTGGCTGTTCTGGGGTCGGCGTCCGGTGTACCCGGTCCCTTGGTGTTCGTACTCTTGGTTGCGGTCGTCTGCCACCACCGCGACGACGTCTCGCGTTCCGCGGTCGGTGTCACCCGTCCCTCATGGGTGCGCGCCGCCGCGCTCGGCTGGGACGGACGCATGCTCGTCATCGCGATCGGCGGCGCGTCGCACGCCCTGGCCGTCGGCTACGGCGTTCTCGCCGTGTACCTCTGGGTGCTCCTCGTCCGCGAGGCCGTACGCACCTGGAGCGCCACGGAGGTGACCGACGTGCGCACCAGCGCCACCACCATCCCCAGCGGTGGCGCCGCGGACCAGGGCGATCCACGGATCGCCCGGCCCGGCCACGGGGACGGGGGCCGACCGGCCGCCGGAACGAACGGGGAGGCGTGA